The following coding sequences are from one Armatimonadota bacterium window:
- the cas1e gene encoding type I-E CRISPR-associated endonuclease Cas1, with amino-acid sequence MDNLRSLPKFRDGLSYLYLEHCRIDQCDKSVSFHDKDGETPVPAASVAVLMLGPGTSITQAAIRALADNNTLVIWCGEENVRFYAWGTGGTRSARAILEQARLASDDQLRLQVVHRMYRMRFDERLDADMDIQQLRGKEGMRVRAAYRRASAESGVPWSGRNYDRGSWSAADPVNRALSAANSCLYGLCHAAILSSGFSPALGFIHTGKQLSFVYDIADLYKAEITIPVAFQAAKDGPADIERRVRLACRDLFRETQLLKRIIPDIFAALGLRELADEEDPYAEDAAKPADLWDPTGGDGEGLSDRLI; translated from the coding sequence GTGGATAACCTGAGATCGCTGCCCAAGTTCCGCGACGGGCTCAGCTACCTGTACCTGGAGCACTGCCGCATCGACCAGTGCGACAAGTCCGTCTCCTTCCATGACAAGGACGGGGAAACGCCGGTACCCGCGGCTTCCGTGGCCGTGCTCATGCTCGGGCCCGGCACTTCTATTACCCAGGCCGCAATCCGCGCCCTGGCCGACAATAATACGCTGGTCATCTGGTGCGGCGAGGAGAACGTGCGCTTCTACGCCTGGGGCACCGGAGGCACCCGCAGCGCCCGGGCAATCCTCGAGCAAGCGCGGTTGGCCAGCGATGACCAACTCCGTCTGCAGGTGGTGCACCGCATGTACCGCATGCGGTTCGATGAGAGGCTGGACGCGGACATGGACATCCAGCAACTGCGGGGCAAGGAAGGCATGCGCGTTCGCGCGGCATACAGACGGGCAAGCGCCGAGAGCGGGGTCCCCTGGAGCGGCAGAAATTATGATCGGGGAAGCTGGTCGGCGGCAGACCCCGTCAACCGCGCCCTTTCCGCCGCCAATTCCTGTCTGTATGGACTGTGCCATGCCGCGATCCTTTCCTCCGGGTTCAGCCCTGCCCTGGGATTCATCCACACGGGTAAGCAACTGTCTTTCGTGTACGACATCGCCGACCTGTACAAGGCCGAGATCACTATCCCCGTGGCTTTCCAAGCGGCGAAGGATGGCCCCGCCGACATTGAGCGGCGTGTGCGCCTCGCCTGCCGTGACCTGTTCCGCGAGACGCAGTTGCTCAAAAGGATTATCCCGGACATCTTCGCGGCCTTGGGGCTGCGCGAATTGGCGGACGAGGAAGACCCGTACGCGGAGGACGCAGCCAAGCCTGCGGACCTTTGGGACCCCACTGGAGGCGACGGTGAGGGACTCTCAGATCGCCTGATCTGA
- the cas6e gene encoding type I-E CRISPR-associated protein Cas6/Cse3/CasE, whose amino-acid sequence MYLSRLILDPRSRQVRAELLNPYEMHRTLLRAFRAKRDAAGVLYRVESDRRTGVPTALVQSAIEPDWSALTQLDRYLLATDLDNPAYKQLTPAFSTGQVLQFRLRANPTVKRDGKRLGLLEEQAQAAWLARKAEGGGFRILSCAIVPEGLGSAAKHDRGHRVQVSHFAVRFDGILQVTEPDLFLRTLQSGIGPAKAFGFGLLSVAPCR is encoded by the coding sequence ATGTACCTGTCTCGACTGATCCTCGATCCCCGATCTCGCCAGGTGCGAGCGGAACTGCTGAACCCATACGAGATGCACCGTACCCTCTTGCGAGCCTTCCGGGCGAAGCGCGATGCTGCCGGGGTTCTCTACCGCGTGGAAAGCGACCGCAGAACAGGCGTTCCCACGGCATTGGTACAGTCGGCCATCGAACCCGATTGGTCCGCCCTGACGCAACTCGACCGGTACCTCCTGGCAACTGACCTGGATAACCCGGCTTACAAGCAACTCACGCCGGCCTTCTCCACTGGCCAGGTTCTTCAGTTCCGCCTGCGAGCGAATCCCACGGTGAAGCGCGACGGCAAGCGACTGGGCCTGCTTGAGGAGCAGGCCCAGGCCGCGTGGCTTGCACGGAAAGCTGAGGGCGGTGGGTTCCGCATCCTATCCTGCGCTATCGTACCCGAGGGCCTTGGGTCGGCAGCCAAGCACGATCGAGGCCACCGTGTCCAAGTGTCCCACTTCGCCGTCAGATTCGACGGCATCCTTCAGGTCACCGAGCCCGACCTGTTCCTGCGGACCCTGCAATCTGGAATCGGGCCCGCCAAAGCCTTCGGGTTCGGGCTTCTGTCGGTGGCGCCCTGTCGGTAG
- the cas2e gene encoding type I-E CRISPR-associated endoribonuclease Cas2 yields MVVLIVERAKPGLRGELSRWMIEPRAGVFVGRISALVRDCLWEKVCREVGDGGAIMIYGAQTEQGFAIQTFGETRREIVDYEGLFLVRRRLDG; encoded by the coding sequence GTGGTTGTCCTGATTGTGGAACGAGCAAAACCCGGTCTTAGGGGGGAACTGAGCCGGTGGATGATCGAGCCACGGGCCGGGGTGTTTGTGGGGCGCATATCGGCCCTGGTGCGTGATTGTCTCTGGGAGAAGGTCTGCCGAGAGGTCGGTGATGGCGGAGCGATTATGATCTACGGAGCCCAAACGGAACAGGGGTTCGCCATACAGACGTTCGGTGAGACCCGCCGTGAGATCGTAGACTATGAGGGGCTATTCTTGGTCAGAAGGCGCCTGGATGGCTGA